The window TGCTGCATTGACCAAAATTGAAAAATCCAGGCTTTGGCCTGAAAATCTGGGGGTAGGTAAACCCTATACCCCCAAAGAAATTTTACAAGATTACCTGTCGGCAATGGTATATAAAGCAAAAAATGAGCAAAGTAAATCCCGTGATTACCTAGAGGCTGTGATTGCACAGGCAGACAAGGTCAACATCAATAGCCAAGAGCAGGCACTTGTATTATTGGCCATGAAAAACAACAGTCAAAAAGCAGCTGCAGCTGAGTTGATGGAAAAAATCAAAAAAGAAGGCAAAGCAGCTTCAGTAGTAAAAATTGAACAACTTATAGATTACGCTGAAAGTAGCGAATCGGCTCCATCGGATCTTGAGAACGATAAAGGAATAGTTAAACGTATTATTGAAGCCTTTTAATCTCTTTAGCAACCCATACCTAAACAAAAAGGGCTTTTGGAAAACCAAAAGCCCTTTTTTATTGCTAAGCCCAACTAAACTTATTTATAGACTTTTTAAGGTTTTTTCATTAGCCTCAAGAATTTTATTCAAGTGGGTATCCTCGAGTGCAGTTGAGAGGAACAAACTTTCAAATTGAGAAGGAGCCAGATAAATACCTTTTTCAAGCATTCCTCTAAAATACTTCCCAAAAATTCCAGTATCACAAGTTTGGGCATCTGCAAAGTTCTTTACTTTTTGGTCTGTAAAGAAAAGCGTGTACATGCTTCCCAAATTATTGATGGTATAAGGAAGCCCCACACGTTTAAGACTATCTTTAAGGCCGGTCACCAAGGTTTCGCCTGTTTTTTCTAACTGAGTATATACATTAGGGTTTTCATCCAGGTATTTAAGCATAGTAAGTCCTGCTGACATGGCAATGGGATTTCCTGAAAGTGTTCCTGCCTGGTAAACAGGTCCTGAAGGAGAGACAAAATCCATAATTTCGGCTTTTCCGCCATATGCTCCTACCGGCATTCCACCACCAATAATTTTACCCATAGTGGTGAGATCAGGTGTAACCCCTAAATACTGTTGGGCACCTCCGGGAGACAACCTAAACCCGGTCATTACCTCATCAAAAATCAGCACGATTTCTTCCACATCACAAATTTCCCTTAAACCTTCCAAAAAGCCCGGTTCAGGCAATACACAGCCCATATTTCCCGCAACCGGTTCCAAAATAATGGCTGCAATTTCACCTTTATTCGCCTCCACAACTTCTTTGACTTTCTCCAAGTCATTGAAAGGAGCTAAAAGGGTGTCTTTGGCTGTTCCTGAAGTAACTCCGGGGGAATCGGGGTTACCCATTGTAATGGCCCCTGAGCCTGCTGAAATCAGGAAGCTATCTCCATGACCATGGTAGTTCCCTTCAAATTTTAAAAATTTATCTTTTCCGGTAAACCCTCTTGCAAGTCTTACTGCGGACATGGTGGCTTCAGTACCACTATTTACCATCCTTACTTTCTCTACGGAAGGAACCATTTTGGTAATCAGTTCCGCTATTTCTACTTCCATGCCTGTAGGTGCTCCAAAGGAAGTCCCTTTTTCCATGGCTTTGATTACGGCCTCACGCACCAAAGGGTGGTTATGTCCTAGCACCATTGGCCCCCAACTGTTAATGGCTTCGATATACTCATTGCCATCTACATCATAGATATAGGCACCTTCTGCATGAGAAATAAACAATGGATCTCCTCCAACAGCTTTAAAAGCCCTGACAGGTGAGTTTACTCCACCCGGAATAAATTCTTTCGCTTTCTCAAAAAGTTGCTTGCTTTTACTTGTATTCATTTTCAATTAATCTTCAATAGTCAAAACGCCATCCACCAAACTTAAAATGGGGACGTAATTATTAAATTTCACTCCTGAAAAATCAAAACCAAAGGTCAAATTTCCTTCAATAAAATTGCTTCGGTCAAGGTTTTTCTGAAAATCAAACCCTTCTTCATCATTGATGACCTTTGTTACAAAATCTGCCAACTCATAGCCCATGTAGGCAAAGGAAGTTGGGTAATCCTTGTAAACATTTAAGTAATTCTCTCTAAAATCATCCAAGAGCTCATTGTTAAAGTCAACCGTATTGTTACCTATAAAATGAAAGTTTTGCGCTTCCATCATGTCATAATTGGCAAAGTCAAAATACAACCAGCTCTCCATCACCACCACAGGCATCCCTGCACCTAAAGACTCTACAAGTCCAAAGGTTGGTGAAGCAATATTGGGGTCATCAGAAAATACTACCATAATATCAGCCTCAGGATTGCCATTTGCACTCAAGTCCAGACTTTCGAAAAACTCATGCATGTCTCTGGTCGAAACCTTTTGATTTCTTACTATTTGAAGCCCACTCTTTCTGGCCATTTCTGCAAAGCTCCCTGCCAACAACTCATCCCTACTGGTTCCTGAATAGGCCAAGGCGACCCTCCTGCCCTCAAATTTTCTGCAGTAGTTCAATACTTTTTGACTTATGGCCTTTATGGATGGTCTAAATAAATAGGCGTACTCGTAGCCATTGATATTGTCATCAATATTGGAAAGGGGATTTATTTGAGGTATTTTATTTTTTGCTGCATAATTAGCTACAAGTGCTGTCTCTTCAGGGTATAGCGGACCGATAACAATATCAGCCTTTTGCAAAAATGGATCTTCGAGTATACCTCTTACCTTCGCATCATTTCTTTCAGTGTCAAAAGTCTTAAAGTTTAATTTTACGCCATTGGATTGGGCTTGTTCCAAAGCCAATTTAATACCTTGGTGAAGCTGCAAAACAAAATTATTGGCTTTCAAAAATTGTGCACCTGACCTGCCTTCATAATTGAATGGTAACACTATTGCGATATCTAAAACATCATCCTTCTCTGCTAGAAAAGTATTTCCATCCCCTTTAGAAAAAGACCTGTTTTTTATTTGATCGTAAAGCTTTCTTTCGTTTGTCGACATTGATCCTTGTGTCTCCAGTCTTTGCTTAAGGGCCATTACCAAGCCATCATTTTCGGGAAAAAGGCCATATTGAACAGCAAGTGAACTTGAGGCACTTACTTTAAGAAAATTATAAGTGGCACGATAAGCTTCTTCTTTTAAATCTTCGTCTGAGATTTCTTTGATCAACCGCAAAGCATCATTGGGTGTAGACTGCTGGAAATAACACAAAGCCAATAAGTAACGTACATCGTCCTTTTTTGCAAACCCACGAGTATCTAACAAGGAGTTCAAAGCCTCTTTTGCTAGCTCAAACTGCCTGTTTTCATAGGCTGCCCTGGCAAAATGAAACCTTGCATAATCAGAAAGGGAAGCAAATTTTTCTTTGTCAAGATAAGGCCGTAGCAACTCCATGGCCTCCGATTGATTACCTTGCTGAATTTGTTTTTTTGCCTGCTCAAACTGCTCAAAGCCTTCCTGAGAAAATGCAGGCATTACAGGCAGGATTAGAATTAGAAAGTATAGTAATATTTTCATTTGGTGAAGAACGCTTTAATGGTGTAGTTTCAAACTTCGTACCTTTTTTCACAAAAACCAGTCAACCATTCAAAATTACGAAATTAAATTTTCCTTAAGGGCATTTACATAAAAAAGCCTGATGAAGATATCAGGCTTTTTATGTTTTCTTTATTCCCACTCAATGGTTGCAGGCGGCTTGGAACTGATGTCGTACACCACCCTATTTACTCCTTTGACTTTATTGATGATATCATTGGATACCTTTCCTAAGAAATCGTAAGGTAAATGCACCCAATCCGCTGTCATCCCATCTACGGAAGACACCGCCCTAAGCGCCACCACTCTTTCATATGTCCTTTCGTCACCCATAACCCCTACCGACTGAACCGGTAGTAGCATAGATCCTGCTTGCCATACATCATCGTATAAATCTGCATCCTTTAGACCTTGGATAAATATATGATCGACCTCTTGAAGGGTTTGCACTTTCTCGGCTGTGATATCACCCAATATCCTGATCCCTAACCCGGGGCCCGGAAAAGGATGCCTTCCAATGATGGTATCTGCTATTCCCAAAGCTTTACCTACTTCCCTTACGCCATCTTTAAAAAGTGTGTTCAGTGGCTCCACTACTTTAAGTTTCATAAAATCAGGCAATCCACCTACATTATGGTGAGATTTGATGGTCGCTGAAGGACCATTAACAGAAACGGATTCGATCACATCCGGATAAATGGTGCCTTGTCCCAGCCATTTCACATCTTTAATTTTATGGGCTTCATCATCAAAAACCTCGATAAAGGTTTTACCTATTGCTTTTCTTTTTCCTTCAGGGTCTGATATGCCTGCCAAAGCATCATAAAACTTCTGCTTGGCATCCACACCAATGACATTAAGCCCCATTCCTTTGTAGGAATCCAGAACTTCTTCAAACTCATTTTTTCTTAACAAGCCGTTGTCAACAAAGACACAGGTCAGTTGATCACCTATGGCCCTATGAATAAGGGTAGCTGCCACGGAAGAATCAACCCCTCCGGACAAGCCCATTACCACACGGTCTTTTCCTATACTTTCTTTCAATGAAGCTACTGTAGCATCTATAAACACATCGGATGTCCAATCCTGAGCACAATCACAAATCTGAACCACAAAATTTCTTAAGAGGTTTTTCCCCTCTTCAGAATGGGTTACCTCCGGATGAAATTGAATACCAAAAGTCTCCTCTCCTTGAACCTGATAGGCTGCTACCTTTACATTCTGTGTACTAGCTATAATATCGAAACCTTCCGGCAGCTCTTTGATCGTATCACCATGCGACATCCACACCTGAGAATCATGCGTCATCTCTTTTAATAAAGGCGAATGGGTATCTAAATATGAAAGCCTGGCCCTGCCATATTCCCTGGTATCTGAAGGTTTTACCTCTCCTCCAAACTTCTGTGCCATCAACTGTGCCCCATAGCAAACGCCCAATAGGGGAAGTTTCCCTCTCAAAGGGCTCAAGTCCAAGTCTGGAGCATCACTATCCTTTACAGAACAAGGGCTCCCGGAAAGGATAACTCCCTTAATATCGGAAGTGATAGGTGGAATTTTATTATACGGGTGAATTTCACAATATACATCCAGTTCTCTAACACGTCTGGCGATAAGCTGCGTGTATTGAGAACCAAAGTCTAGGATTAAAATCTGTTCTGCCATGTGCAAATTTAATCAGCCCTTGCCAATTCCCGAAATAAAAAGATAAATTTCCAAAATAATATTTGGGGCCTATGGTCTGCGAAAAATGCAGAAAGGCAAAAAAACAAGTGCCACGTCCTAAATTAGGTTTACTCTTTCTTTCCATTTCACACATTTATTTGTGTTTTTTTCAGAATGGGTCAAAGTGAAAACTGAGATTGCCACCCATCCAGGGCTAAAAATTTAAATATTTACCTATTGCCACAGGGCTGACACCCTGTGCTAAGTTACTACGCCCTTTCCTTTAGATTTGATAAATGTTAATATTCTTAGATTACTGTTATATACATTGAGAGTGCTGGTAGAGACTCATAAATTGTTAATAACGGTGGATAACATTAAATTAGGAATAGGAACGGGGTGAACTTACGCCCTTTCTAGGACACTAAGGCCTATGCCCTGTATCAGTCCCCGTTCCAAGTTCCGGTTGCTTTGAGAACCAGTTAGAATTTTAGGTTAACAGACCTTCTAAAGGTTTTAGTTTCAGCAACCATATTTATTACACTTAATAGTAAAGTTATGAAATTTAGAGCATTTATCGGTATTGACGTTAGTAAATCTACCATTGACATCTATTTGAGAAACGCTGGAAGACACGCTGTGTTTG of the Cyclobacterium marinum DSM 745 genome contains:
- the hemL gene encoding glutamate-1-semialdehyde 2,1-aminomutase, which produces MNTSKSKQLFEKAKEFIPGGVNSPVRAFKAVGGDPLFISHAEGAYIYDVDGNEYIEAINSWGPMVLGHNHPLVREAVIKAMEKGTSFGAPTGMEVEIAELITKMVPSVEKVRMVNSGTEATMSAVRLARGFTGKDKFLKFEGNYHGHGDSFLISAGSGAITMGNPDSPGVTSGTAKDTLLAPFNDLEKVKEVVEANKGEIAAIILEPVAGNMGCVLPEPGFLEGLREICDVEEIVLIFDEVMTGFRLSPGGAQQYLGVTPDLTTMGKIIGGGMPVGAYGGKAEIMDFVSPSGPVYQAGTLSGNPIAMSAGLTMLKYLDENPNVYTQLEKTGETLVTGLKDSLKRVGLPYTINNLGSMYTLFFTDQKVKNFADAQTCDTGIFGKYFRGMLEKGIYLAPSQFESLFLSTALEDTHLNKILEANEKTLKSL
- a CDS encoding ABC transporter substrate-binding protein is translated as MKILLYFLILILPVMPAFSQEGFEQFEQAKKQIQQGNQSEAMELLRPYLDKEKFASLSDYARFHFARAAYENRQFELAKEALNSLLDTRGFAKKDDVRYLLALCYFQQSTPNDALRLIKEISDEDLKEEAYRATYNFLKVSASSSLAVQYGLFPENDGLVMALKQRLETQGSMSTNERKLYDQIKNRSFSKGDGNTFLAEKDDVLDIAIVLPFNYEGRSGAQFLKANNFVLQLHQGIKLALEQAQSNGVKLNFKTFDTERNDAKVRGILEDPFLQKADIVIGPLYPEETALVANYAAKNKIPQINPLSNIDDNINGYEYAYLFRPSIKAISQKVLNYCRKFEGRRVALAYSGTSRDELLAGSFAEMARKSGLQIVRNQKVSTRDMHEFFESLDLSANGNPEADIMVVFSDDPNIASPTFGLVESLGAGMPVVVMESWLYFDFANYDMMEAQNFHFIGNNTVDFNNELLDDFRENYLNVYKDYPTSFAYMGYELADFVTKVINDEEGFDFQKNLDRSNFIEGNLTFGFDFSGVKFNNYVPILSLVDGVLTIED
- the guaA gene encoding glutamine-hydrolyzing GMP synthase → MAEQILILDFGSQYTQLIARRVRELDVYCEIHPYNKIPPITSDIKGVILSGSPCSVKDSDAPDLDLSPLRGKLPLLGVCYGAQLMAQKFGGEVKPSDTREYGRARLSYLDTHSPLLKEMTHDSQVWMSHGDTIKELPEGFDIIASTQNVKVAAYQVQGEETFGIQFHPEVTHSEEGKNLLRNFVVQICDCAQDWTSDVFIDATVASLKESIGKDRVVMGLSGGVDSSVAATLIHRAIGDQLTCVFVDNGLLRKNEFEEVLDSYKGMGLNVIGVDAKQKFYDALAGISDPEGKRKAIGKTFIEVFDDEAHKIKDVKWLGQGTIYPDVIESVSVNGPSATIKSHHNVGGLPDFMKLKVVEPLNTLFKDGVREVGKALGIADTIIGRHPFPGPGLGIRILGDITAEKVQTLQEVDHIFIQGLKDADLYDDVWQAGSMLLPVQSVGVMGDERTYERVVALRAVSSVDGMTADWVHLPYDFLGKVSNDIINKVKGVNRVVYDISSKPPATIEWE